The nucleotide sequence GGACTTGAGGATTCCAAATATCCTCTTGAAGCATGACTCCATCAGAATCATTGATTTCGGACTTGCGGCAAGAATTGGTGAGGGACCGGATCCGGCAGAATTGGGAAAGTCTTTTTCCCGTGAAAAAAGACTTTACAGAGAACGTTCTTTTCAAAGCGACTTTTATGCGCTTGGCCACTTTGTTCTTTTTCTGCTGTATTCGCAATATGTTCCTGTTACGAAAAAGAACAGAAGCTGGGAAGAAGAACTTGCAATAACTCAGCACTCAAAAGATACGATTAAACGGATGCTCAAGCTTCAGCAGCCATATGACAGGATTGAAGACCTGAAAGCTGATGTTTTGAAGTGTGCAGATGGGGGAGAAGAAAATGTCATTTTTTAATAAAATTTTATCAAGTGTAGGAATTGGGGCTGCAAAAGTGGATGCAAGACTTGCATCTGACAGGATTGCTCTTATGGATGAAGTAAAAGGCATCATTCATGTTCAGGGGGGAAATGTTGAACAGCAGATTGATGAGATTTATCTGTCCCTCCAAACAAGTTACTTAAAAGAGACAGATGATAAAAAGTATTATCAAAACGCCACAATCACCAAAATCAAAATCAATGAGCCATTTGTCATCATGGCAAATGAAGTGAAAGAAATACCGTTTGCGTTTCAGCTTCCTTCGGATACGCCGATTACTCTCGGTTCATCAAAAGTGTGGCTCGAAACAGGGCTGGATATTAAAGGGGCCGTTGATCCAAGTGATAAAGACCGGATTGAAGTCCTTCCACCCGCTATTGTTCAAACCGTATTTGCCGCTTTAAGAGATCTCGGATTCAATTTGCGCAAAGCAGAAAACGAGGCAGCTCCATACCATTTGAGAAAAAGGCTGCCGTTCATACAGGAATTTGAATTTTATCCGACTGCAGGTCCGTTCAGAGGGAAATTAGATGAACTGGAGGTCGTGATTTCAAATATCAGTCCGCAGGGAGTAGAGCTAATGCTTGAGATCGACAGGAGAGCAAGAGGTCTGGGAGGATTTTTGTCAGAAGCGCTTGAAATGGATGAATCTCTTGTTAAAGTGATGATTCCAAATGCGGATCAGCAGGCCATCCGCAGAACATTGGAAGATGTTATCCATAGATACAGCTGATTTTAAAAGCGGCAAGTTCATCTTGCTGCTTTTTTTATTTGATGAAGCCATTTTTTAACCAGACTGGTATCAGTTACTGCATAAGGTTTCAGGACAGTCAGAAAATGACCATGCCCGTTCGAATAGTATAGCGAGAAATCGGTCAGAAAAGAGAGAAATGAGGAGGATGCAGCATGATTTACGAAATAGAAATAGGCACGGATAAGGGAAAACTGTCATTAATAACCCTTGGAAAAGAAAAAGAAGAAGTCATTGAATGTCTGCAGACAGACCGCTTCTTTATCGGATACACCTATACTGGCCTTACATTCGGCCTTAATGCAAATGAAATCGTTTCATTTGATATTCAAAAGCGGGAAACACTGCCGACTATGCTTGTTGAAGCATTAAAAGATGAGTACGGAG is from Bacillus sp. FSL H8-0547 and encodes:
- a CDS encoding sporulation protein — protein: MSFFNKILSSVGIGAAKVDARLASDRIALMDEVKGIIHVQGGNVEQQIDEIYLSLQTSYLKETDDKKYYQNATITKIKINEPFVIMANEVKEIPFAFQLPSDTPITLGSSKVWLETGLDIKGAVDPSDKDRIEVLPPAIVQTVFAALRDLGFNLRKAENEAAPYHLRKRLPFIQEFEFYPTAGPFRGKLDELEVVISNISPQGVELMLEIDRRARGLGGFLSEALEMDESLVKVMIPNADQQAIRRTLEDVIHRYS